In the Halalkalicoccus sp. NIPERK01 genome, one interval contains:
- a CDS encoding amidase: MPESPPNVRSPTPEEIDAAAERHHMDLSDEEREDFAAVISETLAGYERLDELPDYRPAVEYTHRDPGYRPGPSEDSLNAFVTKCEVRGADDGPLAGYEVGLKDTVNVAGVEMTLGSKLFEGYVPSTDATIVTRLLDAGATITGKLNMEDMAFSGSGELSATGPVLNPRDSAYVAGGSSSGSAAAVGSGAVDVAIGGDQGGSIRIPASWSGIVGHKPTHGLVPYTGIAGLGRSFDHAGPMCSTVEDCARVLDVIAGKDDLDPRQGAVPTEDYVGALSDDPEDVIVGVLEEGFGHETSEGAVDEAVGDALDGFERAGATVRDLSVPMHLDGLAIWTAIATEETTATVDAECVGHYGNGFYDVQMADAFGRARRAQADDYLTTLKLTLVLGQYLADEHRGRYYAKAQNLGRKLAAEYDAALDEVDVLAMPTTPQTAHEVNEEISRVEAIERALSMLDNTAPFDVTGHPAISVPAGTADGLPVGLMLVGERFDDATVLSSAHAFETAVDAGL, translated from the coding sequence ATGCCGGAGTCACCACCGAACGTGCGCTCGCCGACGCCCGAGGAGATCGATGCGGCCGCGGAGCGCCACCACATGGACCTGAGCGACGAGGAACGCGAGGACTTCGCGGCCGTCATCTCGGAGACGCTGGCGGGCTACGAGCGACTCGACGAACTCCCGGACTACCGACCCGCCGTGGAGTACACCCACCGCGATCCCGGCTACAGACCGGGACCGTCCGAGGACTCGCTCAACGCCTTCGTGACGAAGTGCGAGGTGCGGGGCGCGGACGACGGGCCGCTCGCGGGCTACGAGGTCGGCCTCAAGGACACCGTAAACGTCGCCGGCGTCGAGATGACGCTGGGGTCGAAGCTCTTCGAGGGGTACGTCCCGTCGACCGACGCGACGATCGTCACCCGCCTGCTGGATGCGGGGGCGACCATCACCGGGAAGCTGAACATGGAGGACATGGCCTTCTCGGGAAGCGGCGAACTCTCGGCGACCGGGCCGGTTTTGAACCCCCGCGATTCGGCGTACGTCGCGGGCGGGTCGTCGTCGGGGTCGGCCGCGGCCGTCGGGAGCGGCGCGGTCGACGTCGCGATCGGCGGCGATCAGGGCGGGTCGATCCGCATCCCCGCCTCCTGGAGCGGCATCGTCGGCCACAAACCCACCCACGGGCTGGTCCCCTACACCGGGATCGCCGGCCTCGGGCGGTCGTTCGACCACGCCGGCCCGATGTGTTCGACCGTCGAGGACTGCGCGCGCGTTCTCGACGTCATCGCCGGGAAGGACGACCTCGATCCCCGGCAGGGCGCGGTCCCGACCGAGGACTACGTCGGGGCGCTCTCGGACGACCCCGAGGACGTGATCGTCGGCGTCCTCGAGGAGGGGTTCGGCCACGAGACGAGCGAGGGGGCGGTCGACGAAGCGGTGGGAGACGCGCTCGACGGGTTCGAGCGTGCCGGCGCGACGGTACGCGACCTCTCGGTGCCGATGCACCTCGACGGACTCGCGATCTGGACCGCGATCGCGACCGAGGAGACCACGGCGACCGTCGATGCCGAGTGCGTCGGTCACTACGGCAACGGGTTCTACGACGTGCAGATGGCCGACGCGTTCGGGCGGGCGCGCCGCGCGCAGGCCGACGACTACCTCACGACGCTGAAACTCACGCTCGTCCTCGGGCAGTACCTCGCCGACGAGCACCGGGGACGCTACTACGCGAAGGCCCAGAACCTCGGCCGAAAACTGGCCGCGGAGTACGACGCGGCGCTCGACGAGGTGGACGTCCTCGCGATGCCGACGACGCCACAGACCGCTCACGAGGTGAACGAGGAGATCTCGCGCGTCGAGGCGATCGAGCGGGCGCTCAGTATGCTCGACAACACCGCGCCGTTCGACGTGACCGGCCACCCGGCGATATCGGTGCCGGCCGGGACGGCCGACGGACTGCCGGTCGGGCTGATGCTGGTCGGCGAGCGGTTCGACGACGCGACGGTGCTCTCGAGCGCCCACGCCTTCGAGACGGCCGTCGACGCCGGCCTCTGA
- a CDS encoding acyl-CoA dehydrogenase family protein, translating to MIQRDTVDLSDQQRLVRDSIREICADFDAAYWREKDSEGEYPHEFAEALADHGWFGVLIPEEYGGAGMGTPETVVMMEEIAASGGGFSAAQAIHGGIYNSVSLVGYGSAELKADLLPKVADGEISIQAFGLTEPNAGSDSTAIETRARKEGEKYVIDGQKIWTSRVDASDYLVLMARTTPREEVEKRTRGISMFLVDIDEALSNGYLEIEAIEKTASNAVHSYECWFEGLRVPEDRLIGEEGRGFYQMLDGLNEERLVIAAECVGLGEAALDAGVAYANQREVFGRSIGKNQAIQHPLAAAYARVQAAKAVVYNGADAAASESGADLGARANVAKYLASEAAFEAADAAVQTHGGFGIAREYDVERYFREARLTRLVPITQQLALNFLGENVLGMERSY from the coding sequence ATGATCCAGCGCGACACGGTAGATCTCTCGGATCAGCAGCGCCTCGTTCGGGATTCGATCCGCGAGATCTGTGCGGACTTCGACGCGGCGTACTGGCGCGAGAAGGACAGCGAGGGCGAGTATCCCCACGAGTTCGCCGAGGCGCTCGCGGATCACGGCTGGTTCGGCGTGCTGATCCCCGAGGAGTACGGCGGGGCGGGGATGGGCACGCCCGAGACGGTTGTGATGATGGAGGAGATCGCCGCGAGCGGTGGCGGCTTCAGCGCCGCACAGGCGATCCACGGCGGGATCTACAACTCCGTCTCGCTCGTCGGCTACGGCAGCGCGGAGCTGAAAGCCGACCTCCTGCCGAAGGTCGCGGACGGCGAGATCTCGATCCAGGCGTTCGGCCTCACCGAGCCGAACGCGGGATCGGACTCGACGGCTATCGAGACCCGCGCGCGAAAGGAGGGCGAGAAGTACGTGATCGACGGCCAGAAGATCTGGACCTCGCGGGTGGACGCGAGCGATTACCTCGTGTTGATGGCCCGGACCACACCGAGAGAAGAGGTCGAGAAACGGACCCGCGGGATCTCGATGTTCCTCGTCGATATCGACGAGGCCCTTTCGAACGGATACCTCGAGATCGAGGCGATCGAGAAGACCGCGAGCAACGCCGTTCACTCCTACGAGTGCTGGTTCGAGGGGCTTCGCGTCCCCGAGGACCGCCTCATCGGCGAGGAGGGCCGCGGGTTCTACCAGATGCTCGACGGGCTCAACGAGGAGCGGCTCGTCATCGCCGCCGAGTGCGTGGGACTGGGTGAGGCGGCGCTCGACGCGGGCGTCGCCTACGCCAATCAGCGCGAGGTGTTCGGACGGTCGATCGGGAAGAACCAGGCGATCCAGCACCCGCTGGCGGCGGCCTACGCGCGGGTGCAGGCGGCGAAGGCGGTCGTCTACAACGGTGCCGACGCCGCCGCTTCCGAATCGGGCGCGGACCTCGGCGCGCGCGCGAACGTCGCGAAGTACCTCGCCAGCGAGGCAGCGTTCGAGGCGGCCGACGCGGCGGTCCAGACCCACGGCGGGTTCGGGATCGCCCGCGAGTACGACGTCGAGCGGTACTTCCGCGAGGCGCGGCTCACGCGGCTGGTGCCGATCACCCAGCAGCTCGCGCTCAACTTCCTCGGGGAGAACGTCCTCGGGATGGAGCGGTCGTACTAA
- a CDS encoding enoyl-CoA hydratase/isomerase family protein: MIERSTREDAVWIRLDRAEKMNALHLEGWRDLHDALERASEDARVAVITGTDDVFCAGDDIEVLDAMEGADDVDALATELRRVLFGIEELPIPVIAAVNGLAYGGGCEIVAASDLAVAVEDATFALPETRIGAYPPYAVERMAEMVGKKRSMELALTGEPIDAATALEWGLINRVTPHGGLADAVSGFVDGIVRSPKDSIRLAKRHALHGKPDRGDEDRIAGALARATASEGCRSATRAFIEGDGTGSESGE, translated from the coding sequence ATGATAGAGCGAAGCACTCGGGAGGACGCGGTCTGGATCCGGCTCGACCGGGCCGAGAAGATGAACGCCCTTCACCTCGAGGGGTGGCGTGACCTCCACGACGCGCTCGAACGGGCGAGCGAGGACGCGCGCGTGGCGGTGATAACGGGCACCGACGACGTCTTCTGTGCCGGCGACGACATCGAGGTCCTGGACGCGATGGAGGGCGCCGACGACGTCGACGCGCTGGCGACCGAGCTCCGGCGGGTCCTGTTCGGCATCGAGGAACTCCCCATTCCGGTGATCGCGGCGGTCAACGGACTCGCGTACGGCGGCGGCTGCGAGATCGTGGCGGCGTCCGACCTCGCCGTCGCGGTCGAGGACGCGACGTTCGCGCTTCCCGAGACGCGGATCGGGGCGTATCCGCCCTACGCCGTCGAGCGGATGGCCGAGATGGTCGGGAAGAAACGGAGCATGGAGCTGGCGTTGACCGGCGAGCCGATCGACGCGGCGACGGCCCTCGAGTGGGGGTTGATCAACCGCGTCACGCCGCACGGCGGGTTGGCGGACGCGGTCTCCGGGTTCGTCGACGGGATCGTTCGGTCCCCGAAGGACTCGATACGGCTCGCCAAACGACACGCCCTCCACGGGAAGCCAGACAGGGGCGACGAGGACCGGATCGCCGGGGCGCTCGCGCGGGCGACCGCGTCCGAGGGGTGTCGAAGCGCCACGCGGGCCTTCATCGAGGGTGATGGAACCGGAAGCGAGAGCGGCGAGTGA
- a CDS encoding class I adenylate-forming enzyme family protein — translation MQVDMTTLDFLDRATDVYADVTGVIAHDGTEYTYVEFADRVNRVSNALLDSGIERGDRVALLSPNTHYFLETLYGTNQVGATFVPMNYLLVPEDFEYILGDCEAKIVIADYEYAANVEAVRDAIPTERFVGYRAEEIEGEWTGYEEWIAGQSSDPPERPEIREDDDAAINYTSGTTGDPKGVCRTHRTEHWHALVLNQHMEIRDDDTYLWTLPMFHCNGWGHTYAITGTGGTHVCQRTFDPEGTFRRVRDHDVSFMCGAPTVLNRLIAYHEEHPDVGTTGGRDVRLATAGSAPATSTIETIEDEIGWRIIHIYGLTETAPIVTTSNSPRRLAERGRDLKVNQGSETLCTDVRVVDEDGADVPRDDATIGEIVVRGNQVMDRYLNKPEETEEAFNARLPGYFHTGDLATIDADGMVSIQDRKKDIIISGGENVSSIEVEDVLYDHPDVAKAAVIPTPSEEWGEAVTAVVVRKPAADLAEEDLREFVGGRLARYKVPKRVEFVDDLPETATGKVQKYQLREDYWESEERRVGTE, via the coding sequence ATGCAGGTTGACATGACCACGCTCGACTTCCTCGATCGGGCGACGGACGTCTACGCCGACGTGACCGGCGTGATCGCACACGACGGGACCGAGTACACATACGTCGAGTTCGCCGATCGCGTCAACCGGGTCTCGAACGCGCTGCTCGATTCGGGGATCGAACGGGGCGACCGGGTGGCGTTGCTCTCGCCGAACACCCACTACTTCCTCGAGACGCTCTACGGAACCAACCAGGTCGGGGCGACGTTCGTCCCGATGAACTACCTCCTTGTCCCCGAGGACTTCGAGTACATCCTCGGCGACTGCGAGGCGAAGATCGTCATCGCCGACTACGAGTACGCGGCGAACGTCGAGGCCGTCCGCGACGCGATCCCCACAGAGCGGTTCGTCGGCTACCGGGCCGAGGAGATCGAGGGCGAGTGGACCGGCTACGAGGAGTGGATCGCCGGGCAGTCGAGCGACCCGCCGGAGCGACCGGAGATCCGCGAGGACGACGACGCCGCGATCAACTACACGTCGGGGACGACCGGCGACCCGAAGGGGGTCTGTCGGACCCACCGGACCGAACACTGGCACGCCCTCGTGTTGAACCAGCACATGGAGATCCGCGACGACGACACCTACCTCTGGACCCTACCGATGTTCCACTGCAACGGCTGGGGGCACACCTACGCCATCACCGGGACGGGCGGGACCCACGTCTGTCAGCGCACCTTCGATCCGGAGGGGACGTTCCGCCGGGTGCGCGACCACGACGTGTCGTTCATGTGCGGGGCGCCCACGGTGCTCAACCGGCTCATCGCCTACCACGAGGAGCACCCGGACGTCGGGACGACCGGTGGTCGCGACGTGCGTCTGGCGACGGCCGGCAGCGCGCCGGCGACCTCCACGATCGAGACCATCGAGGACGAGATCGGCTGGCGGATCATCCACATCTACGGGCTGACCGAGACCGCGCCGATCGTCACCACCTCGAACTCCCCGCGCCGGCTGGCCGAGCGCGGGCGCGACCTCAAGGTGAACCAGGGCAGCGAGACGCTCTGTACGGACGTGCGGGTCGTCGACGAGGACGGCGCGGACGTCCCCCGAGACGACGCCACGATCGGCGAGATCGTCGTCCGGGGCAACCAGGTCATGGACCGGTACCTGAACAAGCCCGAGGAGACCGAGGAGGCGTTCAACGCCCGACTGCCGGGTTACTTCCACACGGGCGACCTCGCCACGATCGACGCGGACGGCATGGTGTCGATCCAAGACAGGAAAAAGGACATCATCATCTCGGGCGGCGAGAACGTCTCGAGCATCGAGGTCGAGGACGTGCTCTACGACCATCCGGACGTGGCGAAGGCCGCCGTGATCCCGACGCCCAGCGAGGAGTGGGGCGAGGCCGTGACCGCGGTCGTGGTCCGCAAGCCGGCCGCCGACCTCGCCGAGGAGGACCTGCGGGAGTTCGTGGGCGGGCGACTCGCCCGCTATAAGGTCCCGAAGCGGGTCGAGTTCGTCGACGACCTCCCGGAGACCGCGACCGGCAAGGTACAGAAGTACCAGCTCCGGGAGGACTACTGGGAGAGCGAGGAGCGCCGCGTCGGCACGGAGTGA
- a CDS encoding MmgE/PrpD family protein — MALADHDIESRLAATVTDLDPDSLDEPTTDTVERAFVDTVGVTLAGFSTEVGESVSRWLPDGGLVASGKGDPEHALALGAAGHALDYDDLSWAIDGHPSVVLVPPILALAGETDASGRDAIAAYVAGFEVMSAVAAPISPEHYEAGWHATATFGTFGAAAAAAYLLDLTPGEARNALCIAASTPAGLKRNFGSMTKPLHAGFAARSGFTAALVARDGATADAEAIGGEGGFLDLYGQPRAVEPPERRSIDERGIHTKAYPCCYFTHTAIAATQSLASDHGIGPADVEAITVEASQGAADALAHSDPGTGLEAKFSMEYAVASALARDRVDLATFEEPALSDPVVRRLRERVSFRADSDLGYDTHTSTVRIETTGETVERRQENPPGTHGNPLSADRRRAKFLDCATRTLDRERAERLYEDLGGFASARSLSSLLDVSEVL, encoded by the coding sequence ATGGCTCTCGCGGACCACGACATCGAATCGCGCCTGGCGGCGACCGTCACGGACCTCGACCCCGACTCGCTCGACGAACCGACGACGGACACCGTCGAGCGGGCGTTCGTCGACACCGTCGGCGTGACGCTCGCGGGGTTCTCGACCGAAGTTGGCGAATCCGTTTCGCGGTGGCTCCCCGACGGTGGACTGGTGGCGAGTGGGAAAGGGGACCCGGAACACGCCCTCGCGCTGGGGGCGGCGGGCCACGCGCTCGATTACGACGACCTCTCGTGGGCGATCGACGGCCACCCGAGCGTGGTGCTGGTCCCGCCGATCCTCGCGCTCGCGGGCGAGACGGACGCGAGCGGTCGGGACGCGATCGCCGCCTACGTCGCGGGGTTCGAGGTCATGAGCGCCGTCGCCGCGCCGATCAGTCCCGAGCATTACGAGGCGGGCTGGCACGCGACGGCGACCTTCGGGACGTTCGGAGCCGCCGCGGCCGCGGCGTACCTGCTCGATCTCACGCCCGGGGAGGCGCGAAACGCACTCTGTATCGCCGCCTCGACGCCCGCGGGGCTGAAACGCAACTTCGGCTCGATGACCAAGCCGCTGCACGCGGGCTTCGCGGCCCGTTCGGGGTTCACGGCCGCACTGGTCGCGCGCGACGGCGCCACCGCCGACGCCGAGGCGATCGGCGGCGAGGGCGGCTTTCTCGACCTCTACGGCCAGCCACGCGCGGTCGAACCGCCCGAGAGGCGGTCCATCGACGAGCGGGGGATCCACACAAAGGCCTACCCGTGTTGCTACTTCACCCACACCGCCATCGCCGCGACGCAGTCGCTCGCGAGCGACCACGGGATCGGCCCTGCGGACGTCGAGGCGATCACCGTCGAGGCCTCACAGGGAGCGGCCGACGCGCTCGCCCACTCGGATCCGGGGACGGGACTCGAGGCGAAGTTCTCGATGGAGTACGCCGTCGCCAGCGCGCTCGCGCGCGACCGGGTGGATCTGGCGACGTTCGAGGAGCCCGCGCTGTCGGATCCGGTCGTTCGGCGCCTTCGCGAGCGCGTCTCGTTTCGGGCGGATTCCGACCTGGGCTACGATACACACACGTCCACCGTCCGGATCGAGACCACGGGGGAGACGGTCGAGCGCCGACAGGAGAACCCGCCGGGCACTCACGGGAATCCGCTCTCGGCGGATCGCCGCCGGGCGAAGTTCCTCGACTGTGCGACCCGGACGCTCGACCGCGAGCGGGCCGAACGGCTCTACGAGGACCTCGGCGGGTTCGCCAGTGCGCGCTCGCTCTCCTCGTTGCTCGACGTCTCCGAGGTGCTCTGA
- a CDS encoding long-chain-fatty-acid--CoA ligase — protein sequence MHKPLLTTDFLDRARTHYGDQEAVVATTGERFTYDELGDRVDRLSAALAERGIGKGDRVAVLDPNTHYHLEAAYAIMQLGAIHTPLNYRLVPDDFEYILNDSGVKAIIADHEHAEKIEPVRESVPTELYVSNDASATEGEWEDFETLLEDSSGEYDRPEMEEDEIITINYTSGTTGDPKGVCRTHRAETIHAYLVSVHQEIRDDDTYLWTLPMFHVNGWGHIYAITGMGAKHVCTRGIDAEGIFETIRTEDVSYLCAAPTVLNMLIERYEATGEGTTGANPVRAATAGAAPPEATIRTVEDEFGWYLKHVYGATETGPLITTSDAKRLFDADSADRFSIKKRQGLGYLGTDVRVVDEDGADVPRDDATIGEIVVRGNQVMDGYWEKPEETEEAFNDRIEGYYHTGDLAVVDEHGMVSIQDRKKDIIISGGENISSIELEDTLFEHPDVADAAVIPAPSEKWGETPKAFVVPASGDPDAPGASAEEITAFTRERLAGYKVVHEIEFVEELPTTATGKIQKFELRQKEWDEEDRMVGEG from the coding sequence ATGCACAAGCCACTGCTGACGACCGACTTTCTAGATCGGGCACGCACGCACTACGGCGATCAGGAGGCCGTGGTCGCCACGACGGGCGAGCGCTTTACGTACGACGAACTGGGTGATCGGGTGGATCGGCTCTCGGCGGCGCTCGCCGAGCGGGGGATCGGAAAGGGGGATCGGGTGGCGGTGCTGGACCCGAACACGCACTACCACCTCGAGGCCGCCTACGCGATCATGCAACTCGGGGCGATCCACACGCCGCTGAACTACCGGCTGGTCCCCGACGACTTCGAGTACATCCTGAACGATTCGGGCGTGAAAGCGATCATCGCGGATCACGAACACGCGGAGAAGATCGAACCCGTCCGCGAGTCGGTGCCCACGGAACTGTACGTCTCGAACGACGCGAGCGCGACCGAGGGCGAGTGGGAGGACTTCGAGACGCTCCTCGAGGATTCGAGCGGCGAGTACGACCGTCCCGAGATGGAAGAAGACGAGATCATCACGATCAACTACACGTCGGGGACGACCGGCGACCCGAAGGGGGTCTGTCGGACCCACCGGGCGGAGACGATCCACGCGTATCTCGTCAGCGTCCACCAGGAGATCCGCGACGACGACACCTACCTCTGGACCCTGCCGATGTTCCACGTCAACGGCTGGGGACACATCTACGCCATCACGGGAATGGGGGCGAAACACGTCTGCACCCGTGGGATCGACGCCGAGGGGATCTTCGAAACCATCAGAACCGAGGACGTTTCGTATCTCTGTGCCGCGCCCACCGTGTTGAACATGCTGATCGAGCGCTACGAGGCGACCGGCGAGGGGACCACCGGCGCGAATCCCGTCCGGGCGGCCACCGCGGGCGCCGCACCACCGGAGGCGACCATCCGGACCGTCGAGGACGAGTTCGGCTGGTACCTCAAGCACGTCTACGGCGCGACCGAGACCGGCCCGCTGATCACGACCTCCGACGCGAAACGCCTGTTCGACGCCGATTCGGCCGACCGGTTCTCGATCAAGAAGCGCCAGGGACTCGGCTATCTCGGAACCGACGTGCGGGTCGTCGACGAGGACGGCGCGGACGTCCCCCGGGACGACGCCACGATCGGCGAGATCGTCGTCCGGGGCAACCAGGTCATGGACGGCTACTGGGAGAAGCCCGAGGAGACCGAGGAGGCGTTCAACGACCGGATCGAGGGCTACTACCACACCGGCGATCTGGCCGTGGTCGACGAACACGGGATGGTGTCGATTCAGGACCGCAAGAAGGACATCATCATCTCGGGCGGCGAGAACATCTCCTCGATCGAACTCGAGGACACCCTCTTCGAGCACCCCGACGTGGCCGACGCTGCGGTGATCCCCGCGCCAAGCGAGAAGTGGGGCGAGACCCCGAAGGCGTTCGTCGTCCCCGCGAGCGGCGACCCCGACGCTCCCGGCGCGAGCGCCGAGGAGATCACCGCGTTCACCCGCGAGCGCCTCGCGGGCTACAAGGTCGTCCACGAGATCGAGTTCGTCGAGGAACTCCCCACGACGGCGACCGGCAAGATCCAGAAGTTCGAACTCCGTCAGAAGGAGTGGGACGAGGAGGACCGGATGGTGGGCGAGGGATAG
- a CDS encoding methylmalonyl-CoA mutase, whose translation MYDEEDLEAIRTERERWEAESLGPVLERHGERKERFATVSNLGVDRLYTPDDVADLDYGEDLGFPGEEPYTRGVYPTMYRGRTWTMRQFAGFGTAEETNERFHYLIDEGQTGLSVAFDMPSLMGKDSDDPLSEGEVGKEGVAVDTLRDMEVLFDGIDIGEVSTSFTINPSAAVIYAMYVALADQQGVPREEVRGTLQNDMMKEFIAQKEWVIPPEPSLRVVTDTIEFAVEETPKFKPVSISGYHIREAGSTAVQELAFTLADGFAYVEDCLERGLDVDEFAPQLSFFFNSHNSIFEEVAKYRAGRRIYARVMDEWYGAQRAESKQMKFHTQTAGQSLTAQQPLNNVVRVTIQALAGVFGGTQSLHTNSFDEALALPSEEAVRVALRTQQIIAEESGAADIVDPLGGSFAVEALTDEVEERTMRYIEEIREMGEGSVRDGVLSGISEGYFHREIQDASYEYQERVEDDEEVVVGVNRYTLEEDTSPDVLHVDEQAAYDHQTERLREVKAERDDGTVEAHLDSLQRAIRDGENVMPHIVDAVKAYATMGEVMDVFEAEHGRYQETVGLAR comes from the coding sequence ATGTACGACGAGGAGGACCTCGAAGCGATCCGAACCGAGAGGGAACGCTGGGAGGCGGAGTCCCTCGGACCGGTCCTCGAGCGCCACGGCGAACGAAAGGAACGCTTCGCTACCGTCTCGAACCTCGGGGTCGATCGCCTGTACACGCCCGACGACGTAGCGGACCTCGACTACGGCGAGGACCTCGGGTTCCCGGGCGAGGAGCCCTACACCCGGGGGGTCTATCCGACGATGTACCGCGGGCGGACGTGGACGATGCGCCAGTTCGCCGGGTTCGGCACCGCCGAGGAGACGAACGAGCGGTTTCACTACCTGATCGACGAGGGACAGACCGGGCTGTCGGTGGCGTTCGACATGCCCAGCCTCATGGGCAAGGACAGCGACGACCCCCTCTCGGAGGGCGAGGTCGGCAAGGAGGGCGTCGCGGTCGATACCCTGCGGGACATGGAGGTGCTGTTCGACGGCATCGACATCGGGGAGGTCTCGACGTCCTTTACGATCAACCCCTCGGCGGCGGTGATCTACGCGATGTACGTCGCGCTCGCCGACCAGCAGGGCGTTCCCCGCGAGGAAGTGCGAGGAACCCTCCAGAACGACATGATGAAGGAGTTCATCGCCCAGAAGGAGTGGGTCATCCCCCCGGAGCCCTCCTTGAGAGTCGTCACCGACACCATCGAGTTCGCCGTCGAGGAGACCCCGAAGTTCAAGCCCGTCTCGATCTCGGGCTACCACATCCGCGAGGCCGGCTCTACCGCGGTACAGGAACTCGCGTTCACGCTGGCCGACGGCTTCGCCTACGTCGAGGACTGCCTGGAGCGCGGGCTCGACGTCGACGAGTTCGCGCCCCAACTCTCGTTTTTCTTCAACTCGCACAACTCCATCTTCGAGGAGGTCGCCAAGTACCGCGCGGGCCGGCGGATTTATGCCAGGGTCATGGACGAGTGGTACGGCGCTCAGCGGGCCGAATCGAAGCAAATGAAGTTCCACACCCAGACGGCGGGCCAGAGCCTGACCGCCCAACAGCCGCTGAACAACGTCGTCCGCGTGACCATCCAGGCGCTCGCGGGCGTCTTCGGCGGGACCCAGTCGCTTCACACCAACTCCTTCGACGAGGCGCTTGCGCTCCCCTCGGAGGAGGCGGTGCGAGTGGCGCTCAGGACCCAGCAGATCATCGCCGAGGAGTCGGGCGCCGCGGACATCGTCGACCCCCTCGGGGGGAGTTTCGCCGTCGAGGCGCTCACCGACGAGGTCGAGGAGCGTACCATGAGGTACATCGAGGAGATCCGCGAGATGGGCGAGGGGTCGGTGCGCGACGGCGTTCTCAGTGGTATCTCGGAGGGCTACTTCCACCGCGAGATCCAGGACGCCTCCTACGAGTACCAGGAACGCGTCGAGGACGACGAGGAGGTCGTCGTCGGCGTCAACCGCTACACCCTCGAGGAGGACACCAGCCCGGACGTGCTCCACGTCGACGAGCAGGCCGCCTACGACCACCAGACGGAGCGCCTGCGGGAGGTCAAGGCCGAGCGCGACGACGGGACCGTCGAGGCCCACCTCGATTCGCTCCAGCGGGCGATTCGAGACGGCGAGAACGTCATGCCCCACATCGTCGACGCCGTCAAGGCCTACGCGACGATGGGCGAGGTCATGGACGTCTTCGAGGCCGAACACGGTCGGTACCAGGAGACGGTCGGGTTGGCCCGGTAG